The genomic window GGTCGCCACATTTGTGGGAGATTAAACCCTTGTACTAGACCAAAATCTGATCGTATACAGCAAGAATATTACAAAAACATGTTTTGTAGCATCGAAAAGATAAAAAGAGAATCTTAGAAAAACTATCATATTTGACAAAAGCAAAACTTGTGATGAGGAAACCAAATGTGAAACTTTACACTCCAGTATCTTTTTCTATTCTGTGTTTGTGACCCACAACTTAGACACTAAATTCACCTCTATACATATCAACAAAATGGACATAGCATGCAACACCAACTCACCATCAGCCAAAGACAAGCAGAAGTAGAACACATATCTATTTAGCAGTGGTCTGTTCATGGTTTATGCTGTGCATATATCGACGTATGAATAGCTTGCTGCGGAGTCAGAGCTTTTCCATTAACAAGCACTTGCTCATAGAAATCCAGGCGTATAGATTTGAACTGGTAATGCTATTTACACATGAATGAGCCAAGGTAAACCCTTAATCAGAATGACATGTTTTTATTTCAAAGAGGAATTGGCAaatttttgcattaaatcaagaataTCTTTCAATAAAAGTGTACCTTCTCCTTCCAGGAAACATCAACTTCACGAAAACAAGGATCAAGCAATGTGAGCTGATCTCCTCCTTTAATCTGGATAACATTCACAAGAGCTCGTTTAACACAACAATAATTCttcaattgataattataaCAGTACGTAggacagaaagaaaaaaattgccCCAATGTGCTTGGATAAATTGCCCCAAAACACTTAATTAATAAACATTTATCATATAAGAgattatgtataagctattctTCACAATCGGAGGGATATAATGAGCTAATGAAAATAAACAGAAAACAACATATAAACCTATCATAAGTTCTTTCTAAAATTCTTTCAAGTACTTACAGAAGTGCTTGTATTATAAGAAAAATCCAAATAGGTTCTTccaaaagagagagaaaaatgaccaaaaaattatttatctacAACTTGATGGGGTCTTATATCGGCTGAACCAAACCTATATTCAGCACGTCTGAAACTGCTCACTATTATTGCATATTTGGTCTTTTCTTATCCCTGTTCATGTCAATGTCGATGGTTATCAATTATCACAGCACATCATTTTACCGACAGACATTAATTGCACCAAAGATCATGTGCTTAGAAGATTGAGATTATGTAAAaacaaattgtttatttttaagttatGTATAGTAAATATCTCTTTAAGTGTAGATTGTAGACTACCCACCCCAATCAATTATTTACAAAGAAATGAGAAAGAACCATGCAACTGGTTTGTCTCCGTGGAAATTTATGCAAGTGACTTGTAACTCTTTGAAAAATGTGGCTAGGAAGAAAACAAGAAGAAATGATGTCATAAAACTTCATCAGCAATTCTTACCACATCCTGACGCACACCATAAACTGAGAGAACAAAGCAAGTTTGGTTTGAATCACACAACAAATAGTATCTGCAAAATGACAAAAACAAAGATCATCCGAGTCCAATTTATGCATAGATTGCAACTTTATCAAGATATTAACATAAAGGGAATGGAAATATATTCTGAAAAATTACAGCACCCCTTAAACACGTTTGATATTTTCTTCTAACACAAATGAAAGTTATTATTTTGGAACAATCAGTCaggtatatttttttaaaaaaaaggaactATTAACTAAAAGGATCTTGGCATGTTATTCCTGTACCACCCACGGGTCCTTTGCtcaaaataataagaaaaaacctACAACCAAATCCAAAATTGCACAGTGCTAAATGATGCAGATTTACTTCCGAATTGGTCTGACAAACCAAATTTATCTTGTACAACAACAGAAAAGCATCTTCCCACAAGGTGAGATCAACCACATGAATCAACCCACATCATAACCAATTCAAATTTACTATATTTTATCTTAAATATCATATTGTTCCAATCCAGTATTATTGAGGAAAATGCATTTAAACAAGTGAATTCAAGTAGAAATAGGAAATTTTGATacaaaagattataaaaattgaaaaatatgtttCTAGAGCAGAAGACTTACAGAGGAGCAACACCGTCACTCCTAATAAAGAATATCACCTTCCCCTGTACTGCTAGAGCTCTATTAAGACCCTCTGAAAGAAGGTCTATGGTAACTGTTCTGTATGACGATTTCACTTCCACCAAAATGTAGACATGAATCTAGTCAGTATATTACTAAATAAATATACTATAGTGATGCCAGAAACATGCTTACAATTTACAACAGCCAATGATGCTGCCAAAGAGGCGATTCGCTTAGCTCTTACATGCACCTGTACATAATAAATTGTATATAAACCAGCAGCCTCCCTCAAAATAAGATGACAACTACAACCCATTTCttgtaaaagaagaaaaaacggTACTTCAGAAATTAACGGAATAGAAAAAGAATCCCCCCGCACCAGGATATCAAGCtattgaaaaatatgaaaaaatgtaTCAACAAATTACTGGCATAGATCATTACTACATAGCCAAAGAAAATTTCATTACCCTCAAAAGATTGTCCACCTTGTCAAGTAAATTGACAATTTTCTGAACCTCCTCGGCAGCATTGAGACCTGGATCCTTCAAAGCAGCAGCCTCAAATCCACTAAGGGCCCTCTCGTAGTTCTCTAGATATTTGTTAGCCTGTAACAAATTATTTAGATAGACAATAAAAACTCCAGCAAACCCAATACACAATTCATGCACTATATGTGATTTTGAtgattaaatattattttttatataaattctaGAAAGGCAGAAGCTGATAAACTGATAAATATGACACCAAAGTTacaggagaaaaaaaaagtaagcaaACATATTCAATCTCCAAACACTTCTCTGATGAAGACTTAAACACAATGAAGTAGAATAAAGGATCAAGTGCAACTTACAGTGGCACTGTTAAAGTAAAAGTCTGGATTGGACTTGATACCTTCATCTTTCTCCTGGTACATATTGACCAAACATTAGGTCTTCCACACGTCTCCATGTACTTACGAGTAGAATAAAAATAACCAAAAGGAAGCTACATATTTATCATATGCATATTATTGCAGCTAAAATTAAATCCTTCCTCTTCTTACTCACAGCATTTTGATATGCTTTTAAAGAATGCGAAAGTCTGGTATGATCCCAACCTCCAGTGACAAAAAAACTTGTAAGATATGCATTTCCAAGATTATCTGTCAAGAAGATCAGATAGTCAAATGGGGCTCAAAAGACAAAAAGTATTGcatgttatttataaaaaataagatttaacacaataataaaaaaggaaaatgaagaTTTAAAGATGAATTATGTTCGGTCACAATGTACAAGGAGAAGCATTAAAAGTATTAAGGTAGCAAGTCTCTTAGGGCAGCCAAAAAAGAATAACCGGTTTCTCATATTCAATTTCAATGATCACAGTACATTTCAGGAAAAGAAAAACAGTGTTTGCATAAGgcaatttaaaaagtaattgtTTTACATCCAGGTGCAAATTTCAAAAGTTCTCTGCAGGTGCAAATTTTGAAATCCACCACTGTGTTTCTCGTCGTTCTCATCCATGTTCATTAGCTTCAACCATGGGACTCTTCGATCTTCAATAGCAAGTATTTTCTAGATGTTTAGCAGCATTGTTTGACAACTATGAGCCTTTTCACAGTGCTGCTTATCATCTTTTTGTTTGTCAGCATAAACCAAAGAGCAGACTCTTGTACTGGTTCAGCTTGTGAGGTTAAAATCGAAGAAGTTTTGCTCATTGGCGTCAGAAATGAAAGATTGGTTAATCTTGGAAACCAGATTGGAAATTCTTTGGAAAAACAAGTCCTACAATATAAAAATGCCAAATTGACTGCCAGCGACGTCTGACAAGGAAGAGGAAGCTTGCAGTGTTGTGCGCTGATTGACAAGGTTTTCAATACTGGGGGTGACAttgtatttgtatttgtatgattataatatttatattaacaTTTCAatgtataaatataaatgtacGAAGATATTGACAGCACTTTGTAAAATTGTATTGCATTGAATTTGTATGTGATTATCCAAACcagaaatttagaaaatatatgaaatttaattGCATCAATTCTCTTGTATTTTAACGAATAAAAGTGTGGCATAAACACTATCTAAAAGTATTTTCAAAATCTGTGAATGCcatatcatattaatatattatgtacttCGACAAAAATATTGATGAAGAGTTTTCTCGCTTCCTACAAGAAAATATATGCAATCAATCCATCAAggtttattttaataataacaagattcatttttaaaattaataataataataataataataataatagtaataataacaaCTAATTTAAAATCTTACACCAAGAGTTCCCATCCTTGACATCCAAAGCAATTGCTTCCTTGGCATGTTGAATGCTTTCATCAACAAGTTCTGCTTGATTATCCGCACCTGATTTCGTAACAAACAAGCACAGTAATGAATCTACTATTAAATAGTATTCCATCCATTCCTAATTTTCTCTACAAAAAATACAAAGTACTTATTCTATTCACAATTTGTAAGACACATAAAAGAATTGTAGGGTTATGAGTAGTTTAATAATGCTATACTAAATAGGTAATTTACAATTCACTTTTTCTCTCCACTTTCCCCGTTTTCCTTCATTCTTACCTGCACCAATTTCCCTTTGTCATTGCACTCTCCTTCCCAGCTTTTCATTTTTCCGCATACAAGTGTGCATGCTCAAATTCCAGTGCATTATAAAACAAACTAAATAACCACTTGCAAGCATATTCTGTACCTCAAGACCAGACTACAGGTTTCTTTATCTCTCTTATGTTTACATCCAGTCAACTTTTATCATAAAAATAGTTAACTTACAGCTTATTTTCTCTTTCCACTTTCCCAATTTTCCACCATTCTCACTTGCACCACTTTTCCTCTGTCATCACACTATCCTTTCACATTTTCATTATGTTTGTGTGCTCAAATTTTGGGGCATCATAAATAAAGGAAACTAAAATAACGGCTTGCAAATAAATTATGGACATCAACACTATGGGTTTTTTTTCGCATTTCTATGTTCATTAAGTCATTCAACTTATGTAATTCAATCCTCTTGCAGAAATGCAATCAATAACCTCAAGCGACATCATCTTACAAATAATCATATTTGTGAGACCACTAATAAGGCAGTACCCTGTATAAGTGCAAGCAATCATAACATATCGCATTATCGTAAGAAATAAGACATTTTCTACAATTATAAAATCTCAAGAAGGATTTTGTACCCATTTCTCTGGTGAATGAGGGAGATTTTCTCTAGATACTACATAAAAAACGGATTAAGAACTAACTACTTTATATAATCAAATTATCTGATTAGTTAGTATCAAGATTCCTAAGATCAGTGAAGAAAAGACAGAcgaggaaaaagaaaaataagactCTACACATTATCTACGTAAATAAAACCAAATAACAGTGCTAAAGAAATTACCACAACTGAAAAACAGATCTTAAAAAGATAAAGGTAAAAGTGGAATCCCTACCTTGAGACATGCTTCTTTTAAGCATCGATAATTGACAAAGAATCTTTTTGTTAGGACCCTGCATAAACAACCAATATCTATCAATTCATCACTCATCAGTTCAATACACAGAATCTCAACCAGAGTAAAATGAAACCGAGACTCGGGAGAAAAAGGTAATGGCCTCCGGTAGattttcaatatttatattaagggtcatgctaacaagTGCCCTAGTTTTGTATAAAATAGCATTTTCTAAACTTTTAAAGGATTGAATACACAACATCCAAAgaattattactatatttggttccttaacaGGTACCCTAAAGCATCTTccttatattaaaatatagaaaatatttaaagatAACAATAAATGTCCTTTCCTCAAAGTAAATCCTCTAGGGGTTCACATCTAATACCACATAACCAAGAACAAACTATTTTTGTCAACCATGATTTATAAAAGAGACATTACTATTACTTCGACTCTTAAGGAGCCAGATAGCCACTGTGAAATAACTTAAAagcatgaaaaagaaaaaaagaataagGAACTCAACATGCATCAGAACCATTACAGAAAGTATGTAACATTgctacaaaatttatatttccCATCAATAACAACAACCAGATTATGTAAAAGATAACTCCGACAAATAAATACAAACTACTAGATACACTTAGTTTTCGCCCTGTTTGACACACAGGTTCGCAGTTATTTGCTCCACATGATAAGCTCtattaacaaaactatacaactGTTCTGGTAATATAAGCATAAACTTCTTTTGAAAATAGACAACTGCCTTGTATACTAATACATCTAAAAATAGATAGAATATCAGTTGGAGGAAAGATTACAATCTACCATCATATTTTTCAACTATAACCTCTAAAGTCTAAACTCTCATCCTGTAATGTATGACGAAATCACAAGATTTGACACCAAAATAACAAGATTTAATGACAAACATTTATCCCTTAAGATCTAAGCATTCTGATCATAGTCACCTGGTTTGCAATCGCAATTCGCTTTGGTACATGGTATGGTTCGGGCACGCAACTCTTGAGGTATTAGGTACTTGGGGGTATACATAATCGGCTTGTTAGTTGGGTTTGTGGTACGTTATAATGTTTTAATCGGTATGTTATCAATGCGCAGTTTCCTGGTAACTACAGTGAATTCTGCAACTAAGATTATGCTTCACAGCTAAGTTAATAGCAGAATTCCATTCTTATATGAACATAATGATTTAAATGAAAACTAATGCATTCCATAGACTAAGTTCCTATCTGGTAATTATGCAAGGTAATCCACAATCCACTTTTACCTTGTTTAACGCAAGATTGAGGCAGTTTTTTGCTGCAGATAAATCTCCTTTTTTCCAAATACAGTTTCCTAAACATAGCCAAGCATCAGCAAGAGATGGATTCAACTTAACCTGAACAATAGAAGATTAaactattaaaattaaataaattacacaAACATAAGTagaaaaacacaaaatcaaataaactaCTAATAATTCAATCATGCTTACAGCTTTTGATAGATGATCCTCCGCTTCTTTCTTATATTCAGGAAATACATCTAATACCTTCCCTCTAAGATATTCATATATTGCCCGTTGCGCAGGTGATTTTCTTTCTTCTGAAAAAAGTAGACagaatttcaataacaaacgAGATAATGAGGAACATCTCTAACTTCCTAGAGTCAGATATCAGACATCAGTTGAAATGTAGTATTGACCAAAACAGTCTAAACGCCATTCCAAGTAACAGAGATTCCAagggtaataataataataataataataataataataataataataataataataataataatatagcaGTGTAAACAACAGTATAGCAGTTTCTCAGCACTTGAATCGACTTATTTAagtttatctactgacataaactgtttttaacttattttcataagctctccagaATAACGTGCTTATAGTTACTGATATAACTTATACACAAGCAGTTATTATTATATGACAAACGCTTCTATACGGTTACAAGAAGAAGTGattaattaagctgtttattcCAAACATGACCTAGGAACTAATTTTTCAACCATACAGTATAAATTAAAGCATGAATGTACAGAAATTTGAAAAGGattttgattaattatttaatttccaTATAATTTAAGGAAAAGTTGAATGAAAATGacggaagaagaagaagggaaTGACCTAGAGGAACGGAATCAAGGAGATTGAGAATGAGATCGGAAAGTTGTTGCAATGATGAGATTCTATCGTGAGGGTTTTGAGGGTAATAAGTGTCTCGAAGAAGGTAAAGTTCATCTGTGGATTTTGCAGCTCTTGAcaatgcttcttcttcttcttcttctccttctttttcttctgaATTCTTCATCGCGAGCTTTAGCTCAGTTCTCTCGAGGAATGAATGAAAGCCTCGATTAAacctcttcttcttcaacaCCAAGCTTTTGCtccattattttaattttattttctattttttacgTTTTATTTTATTCACTCACAGAGATGCATTTTTCggttttaattgttttttaatggACACTTTTTGTCCTAGTTCATTCACAATTTTAATTCATTTCTATTGTTTTTTAGTTTATACAAATAGTTTTTCAGAAATATATGGATAAATTTTTTGGGAAGTGTTAAAATGCGTTGTATGGtagtaatataattttaaaagtatcaCGGTCGATATTTTATTCATTGTTACTTAGTTCGGTAGTAATTGATACTAGATTTAATACGGAGGAACACGATTCAATCCTCTGCAATTACGATCGAATGGAGCTTAAACCACTTTATGTCAAAGTTGACCTCTAAACCAGCTTAGGCGATCCAGTAGACCGGATGTTGGTGGtgacaacaaaacaaaaaaagtactccctccgtcccaaaaagaatgactcattttgaatatatgcactattcatatatattgttttgaccatatttttctactaataaataaaaataaatattaacatataagatgttgttagattcgtctcgatgagtattttcaaaatatcaattttttataatttttactattatacaattaaagatattagtcgccaaagttatgcattggcatgcgtgtttcggtcaactgggtcattctttttgggacggagggagtatagtcaatgccttaaaaaaaacaaatctacTTGAAACATTTGCTTTTATTTTCCTTAACCATTTTTATGGAGCACTATTTATCacgattcaattttttttcttagatattttaaaatatatgtttgattaatatttaaatgttaaatatttttgtgaACTTTTTGTTATCCTAGACTGAAGCTATTGCTTTTATGTTTTTGGGGTTATTGGTGGGTGCAAATTCGAGAAGGTTAAATACGTGGAAGTCGGTGGTGGAGTCTAAGACAAAAAAGTTAAGTAGTTGAAATGATCGTCAGTTGTCAATTGGTGATAGAGTTAGTTTGATAAATTTAAGTATTTTTAGCTCGtcgttttatttcttttctttttttaaggcAGTTAAAGGAGTTATCAATCAATCAACTATAAAAATTCATTGCAATTTTCTATGGGTGGATGATTGGATGATAAAAAAATGGTGTTGGATTAGATGTGAGCATGTTTGTTTATCAAAGGAGAATGATAGATTTagaaatttttaatcaaactttGTCGAGTAAGTGAAAGTGAAGAAGTTGATGTTGACGTGGTTTAGTATGGTCTATTGAGGTTTCAAGACAATATGGAGGATAATTTAAGTAATTTGTTTATACTTTGTTTTTAACGCaatctttgcttataaaaaatgaTACCTATTCTCATCTTTATAAAAactaggctaaattgcacttttggtcccttaagttttagaaagttgcgattttggtcccctatattttaaaatagcacttttggccccctaagtttcaggaagttgcaattttgaccccctatgtttcaaaatagcacttttggccccctaaatttcaaaaagttgctATTTTGGcctcctatgtttcaaaatagcaattttggccccctatgtttaccccttttgcaaaatgaaagttcaagacacttttctaaatggaagttcaagacacttttctaaatcaaaatgacataacaaatcaagtcattacatatatgaagtcattacataattaaaaagacaTAACAAAAAGCACGAATAGTTTTCAATTTCcattgtttcctatttttggatttggaattaggtttgttttttttttttacgtatagtgaaaaatcattttgaataaacgtcacgaagtatttggttaattctttaggatttgagattatatatgtgtgttagtgaaagaataattttttttaacgtagtgaaagaataaatttaaagcatgtgacttcttccttttattttttattcttttagtttttttaattataagatgacaaaaaatgttgacgtggcaactgagtcacttaagtgacttgccacatcaactttgactcgatcaaaattgaccttttgcaaaaggggtaaagataggggccaaaagtgctattttgaaacataggtggccaaaatcgcaactactgaaacttagggggccaaaattgctattttgaaacataaggggccaaaatcgcaactttttgaaacttagggggctataagtgctattttgaaacataaggggtcaaaattgcaagtttctgaaacttagggggccaaaagtgcaatttagcctaaaaactaatttttaccctttttcttggaattttttttttttcgaaaataaaatttaataaacttCATACATATTAACATGgtaatcaaaagaaaaagaaaaatctgcTTTTTATTAGTAGGCTGGCCTGTTAGTTTACTTCATGGGCTATTCGTCGAAGCTGTGAACTtagaaaattactttttaggcCCCCAGATATTACTCTAAGGCCCCCAATGTGACAAAAATGCCCTTCCAAACAGGTTTGGTTTCACGAACCGAATCATAATACATTCGGTATTTAGAAACCGAAAATGCGTTACATACTAATTTCCCTGTAAAAAAACTGTCTTGCTTAGCAGCTATAAGGGGAAAAAAAACACGGTTTCGATTTTAACGTACCGAAATATGTtcattttgaaaagaaaaaaaataaccatTTCGGTAGTTAATGGACGAAAACACTTTGGTTCGGTAACTACTTGACGAAAATGCTTAAGttcggtttgtagaaaccgaaatttCTAAT from Trifolium pratense cultivar HEN17-A07 linkage group LG1, ARS_RC_1.1, whole genome shotgun sequence includes these protein-coding regions:
- the LOC123885489 gene encoding tetratricopeptide repeat protein 5-like, with product MKNSEEKEGEEEEEEALSRAAKSTDELYLLRDTYYPQNPHDRISSLQQLSDLILNLLDSVPLEERKSPAQRAIYEYLRGKVLDVFPEYKKEAEDHLSKAVKLNPSLADAWLCLGNCIWKKGDLSAAKNCLNLALNKGPNKKILCQLSMLKRSMSQGADNQAELVDESIQHAKEAIALDVKDGNSWYNLGNAYLTSFFVTGGWDHTRLSHSLKAYQNAEKDEGIKSNPDFYFNSATANKYLENYERALSGFEAAALKDPGLNAAEEVQKIVNLLDKVDNLLRVHVRAKRIASLAASLAVVNLKSSYRTVTIDLLSEGLNRALAVQGKVIFFIRSDGVAPLYYLLCDSNQTCFVLSVYGVRQDVIKGGDQLTLLDPCFREVDVSWKEKHYQFKSIRLDFYEQVLVNGKALTPQQAIHTSIYAQHKP